One segment of Dehalococcoidia bacterium DNA contains the following:
- a CDS encoding TetR/AcrR family transcriptional regulator, giving the protein MTETTTPAPVRDGRAERGERTHDAVVSAMLDLIETGDLRPTAPRIAERAGVSLRTVFHHFEDLEALFATGARRQMQRHLTDLRRVRREGGLADRIDALVASRASALEVISPVRRSALSFEPSSPVIARHLSWIRGRGRLEIEKVFAIELKRLPPAARRDVTEALTAAASWSTWEALRAHQGLSIAQARRVMKRMLSALLEQG; this is encoded by the coding sequence ATGACAGAAACAACGACGCCCGCACCCGTACGGGATGGACGCGCCGAACGCGGCGAACGCACGCACGATGCCGTCGTGAGCGCGATGCTCGACCTCATTGAGACGGGAGACCTGCGGCCAACGGCGCCACGCATCGCTGAGCGCGCTGGCGTGTCGCTCCGCACGGTATTCCACCACTTCGAAGACCTGGAGGCGCTGTTTGCCACGGGCGCGCGGCGCCAGATGCAGCGTCACCTGACGGACCTGAGACGCGTACGGCGGGAGGGCGGGCTGGCGGATCGCATCGACGCGCTGGTAGCTTCGCGTGCTTCGGCGCTCGAGGTGATCTCGCCGGTGCGACGCTCCGCGCTGTCCTTCGAGCCGTCGTCACCCGTAATCGCGAGGCACCTCTCATGGATACGCGGTCGCGGTCGCCTCGAGATCGAGAAAGTGTTCGCCATCGAACTCAAGCGGCTGCCTCCTGCCGCGCGGCGCGACGTCACGGAGGCGTTGACCGCCGCTGCGTCCTGGTCGACGTGGGAGGCGCTGCGTGCGCACCAGGGGCTTTCAATCGCGCAAGCACGACGCGTCATGAAACGCATGCTGTCAGCGCTGCTGGAACAGGGGTAG
- a CDS encoding LLM class flavin-dependent oxidoreductase produces MTYRLCIGVNWQGEFDREKVFERVKIADDAGVESCLVAEAWGRDAFTLLTQLAERTNRIQLGTGIVNYYSRSPAALAQHFGTLDELSNGRMIIGLGASSANVIEHFHGIKFEPALARMRETVQIINMLMANQNLVYKGKLFQMERGFTLRFQPVREHIPVYIASFRPKATKVVAEVADGWMPTMIPIQQAKAQVDRFMGYVREAGRDPSTMTVRFGGVTVAKDRERALHGAKAGTAFYIARMGDFYYQQLSDMGFADEANAIRKAWKDGGSGAGIAAVTDELSNSLGFIGSVDECRDRLAEEEHAGINLHSAGVAGYDAIEEGKIFEQLMK; encoded by the coding sequence ATGACCTACCGGCTGTGCATCGGCGTCAACTGGCAAGGCGAGTTCGACCGCGAGAAGGTCTTCGAGCGCGTAAAGATCGCCGATGACGCCGGCGTCGAGTCGTGCCTCGTCGCGGAGGCCTGGGGGCGTGACGCGTTCACGCTGCTGACGCAACTCGCCGAACGCACGAACCGCATTCAACTCGGTACGGGCATCGTGAACTACTACTCGCGCAGTCCGGCAGCGCTGGCGCAGCACTTCGGTACGCTCGACGAGTTGAGCAACGGCCGCATGATCATCGGCCTCGGCGCGTCGAGCGCGAACGTCATCGAACACTTTCACGGCATCAAGTTCGAACCGGCGCTCGCCCGGATGCGCGAGACCGTACAGATCATCAACATGCTCATGGCGAATCAGAACCTGGTGTACAAGGGGAAACTGTTCCAGATGGAACGCGGCTTCACGTTGCGCTTCCAGCCGGTGCGCGAGCACATTCCCGTCTACATCGCTTCGTTCCGGCCCAAGGCCACGAAGGTCGTCGCGGAAGTCGCCGACGGCTGGATGCCGACGATGATTCCGATTCAGCAGGCGAAGGCGCAGGTCGACCGCTTCATGGGTTACGTGCGCGAGGCCGGCCGCGATCCATCGACGATGACCGTGCGCTTCGGCGGCGTGACGGTTGCGAAGGACAGGGAGCGCGCCCTGCATGGTGCGAAGGCGGGCACCGCGTTCTACATCGCACGGATGGGCGATTTCTACTACCAGCAGCTCAGCGACATGGGTTTCGCCGACGAGGCGAACGCGATTCGCAAGGCGTGGAAAGATGGCGGTTCGGGCGCTGGCATCGCCGCCGTGACTGATGAGCTGTCTAACTCACTGGGCTTCATCGGTTCGGTCGATGAGTGCCGCGACCGTCTCGCCGAGGAGGAGCACGCGGGCATTAACCTCCACTCCGCGGGCGTCGC
- a CDS encoding nuclear transport factor 2 family protein: MADRTALAKEFMALSTDRKFDDVSKMLADDVVASNPMTGAVSGKAAVEAGMRSQPEMPGMEITWSDPQAEGDNVSSVGTGLPFGPIKMTLTFNADDKINKIDIGMGG, encoded by the coding sequence ATGGCAGACCGGACAGCACTCGCGAAGGAGTTCATGGCGCTCTCGACCGACCGGAAGTTCGACGACGTGTCGAAGATGCTCGCCGACGACGTCGTCGCATCGAACCCGATGACCGGCGCCGTGAGCGGCAAAGCGGCCGTTGAAGCGGGCATGCGGTCACAACCGGAAATGCCGGGCATGGAGATCACGTGGAGCGATCCGCAGGCGGAAGGCGACAACGTGAGTTCGGTCGGCACAGGCCTGCCCTTCGGACCGATCAAGATGACCCTGACGTTCAATGCCGATGACAAGATCAACAAGATCGACATCGGCATGGGTGGCTAG
- a CDS encoding sulfatase-like hydrolase/transferase encodes MGRKILFITTDQMRYDSLGCNGGKIARTPVADALAANGINYRRANNQNVVCMPARSSMITGQYARTHGVVANGVPLPEDAPSVVGYLHEQAGYRTALIGKAHFQPAFDLAGKWAENRLARENSTGPYRGFQHMELAMHGPQPQWHYGKWLGDNHPAYVSGFYQLFTSKGMNDEGGGDTGAPEVKFNPLPREYYHTDWVAERTIRHINSLPADCDWFIWMSFPDPHHPWDPPESELNRVNWRDLDLPEGHPGSVDKCVEILAQKPAHWLAYFEGRYRNVEGGPARFVPKLMTHDQVREINAMMHIQNELIDEACGRVIKRVEERGWANDTDVFFTTDHGELQGDFGLMFKGPYHCDALMRIPLIWRPGPSAAVPRAEIEDPVGQVDLAPTFCEIAGLPAADWMQGKALPKTPGTGHERMITEWDSQFPGYGMHLRTIHRDGITCTVYEPSTRDDTGLDASLDPRLGGIAMRRRDGSLPSTDILYDGSEGELYDHSEDPHQWRNLWNDEKYASIKKDLVRDLYDNMPAARDPRLAVEAPT; translated from the coding sequence GTGGGCCGCAAGATTCTCTTCATCACCACCGACCAGATGCGCTACGACTCCCTGGGGTGCAACGGCGGCAAGATCGCGCGCACGCCGGTGGCCGATGCGCTGGCGGCGAACGGCATCAACTACCGTCGCGCGAACAATCAGAACGTCGTCTGCATGCCGGCGCGTTCGAGCATGATCACCGGGCAGTACGCGCGCACGCACGGTGTCGTCGCGAACGGCGTGCCGCTTCCGGAGGACGCGCCGAGTGTCGTCGGTTACCTGCACGAGCAAGCTGGCTATCGCACGGCGCTGATCGGGAAGGCGCACTTTCAGCCGGCGTTTGATCTCGCCGGCAAGTGGGCCGAAAATCGCCTGGCGCGGGAGAACTCGACCGGGCCGTATCGCGGCTTTCAGCACATGGAACTTGCGATGCACGGCCCGCAACCGCAGTGGCACTACGGCAAGTGGCTCGGCGACAACCACCCGGCGTACGTCAGCGGGTTTTACCAGCTTTTCACTTCGAAGGGCATGAACGACGAAGGCGGCGGCGACACCGGCGCGCCGGAAGTGAAGTTCAACCCGCTGCCGCGTGAGTACTACCACACCGACTGGGTTGCGGAACGCACTATCCGCCACATCAACTCGCTGCCGGCGGACTGCGACTGGTTCATCTGGATGAGCTTCCCCGACCCGCACCATCCCTGGGACCCGCCCGAGTCCGAGTTGAATCGCGTCAACTGGCGGGACCTCGATCTGCCGGAAGGGCATCCTGGCAGCGTGGACAAATGCGTCGAGATCCTGGCGCAGAAGCCCGCGCACTGGCTCGCGTACTTCGAGGGGCGCTATCGCAACGTCGAGGGCGGTCCGGCGCGCTTCGTGCCGAAGCTCATGACGCACGACCAGGTCCGCGAAATCAACGCGATGATGCATATCCAGAACGAACTCATCGACGAGGCCTGCGGGCGTGTCATCAAACGGGTGGAGGAGCGGGGCTGGGCCAATGACACCGACGTCTTCTTCACGACCGACCACGGGGAACTGCAAGGCGACTTCGGACTGATGTTCAAAGGCCCGTACCATTGCGACGCGCTGATGCGCATCCCGCTGATCTGGCGGCCCGGACCTTCCGCCGCCGTGCCGCGGGCCGAGATCGAAGACCCGGTCGGCCAGGTCGACCTCGCGCCCACGTTTTGCGAGATCGCAGGCTTGCCCGCGGCGGACTGGATGCAGGGCAAGGCTCTGCCGAAGACGCCCGGTACCGGCCACGAGCGCATGATCACCGAGTGGGACAGTCAATTTCCCGGCTACGGCATGCACCTGCGCACGATTCACCGCGACGGCATCACGTGTACGGTCTACGAGCCGAGCACGCGCGACGATACTGGTCTCGACGCGTCACTGGATCCGAGGCTCGGCGGTATCGCGATGCGACGCCGAGACGGCAGCCTGCCATCGACCGACATCTTGTACGACGGCTCGGAAGGCGAACTGTACGACCACAGTGAGGATCCGCACCAGTGGCGTAACCTCTGGAACGACGAGAAATACGCGTCGATCAAGAAGGATCTGGTCCGCGACCTTTACGACAATATGCCGGCGGCACGCGATCCGCGGCTGGCCGTCGAAGCGCCGACGTAG
- a CDS encoding DinB family protein: protein MNLVEFIHAELRRLHTMLDRSTADLTPEQWHTIPAANPAANHLAFEMWHYARTEDNVVRFILQGLRPTVWMEGGWAERLGLPPVTQGTGMPATDAQALRIDDLSLFGEYVDAVWASTEAYLSNPDESAFDTLVTVKPLGDMPAIRALGQVCMTHGFTHLGEIELVRTLLGLRPAIGV from the coding sequence TTGAACCTCGTCGAATTCATCCACGCCGAACTGCGTCGCCTGCACACGATGCTCGACCGCTCGACCGCCGATCTCACACCGGAGCAATGGCACACGATTCCGGCAGCCAATCCGGCCGCAAATCACCTCGCGTTCGAGATGTGGCACTACGCACGGACCGAGGACAACGTCGTGCGATTTATCTTGCAGGGGCTGCGCCCAACCGTCTGGATGGAAGGCGGATGGGCGGAGCGGCTGGGATTGCCACCCGTCACGCAGGGCACCGGTATGCCTGCTACCGATGCGCAGGCGTTGCGGATCGACGACCTGTCGCTCTTCGGCGAGTACGTCGACGCCGTTTGGGCGAGCACCGAAGCGTATCTTTCGAACCCCGACGAGTCGGCGTTCGACACGCTGGTGACGGTGAAGCCGCTCGGGGATATGCCGGCCATCCGCGCACTCGGCCAGGTGTGCATGACGCACGGCTTCACCCATCTCGGCGAGATCGAACTCGTGCGCACGTTGCTGGGATTGAGGCCCGCGATCGGGGTGTAG
- a CDS encoding haloalkane dehalogenase → MNVLRTPDERFQSLPGYAFEPHYADVDGIRMHYIDDGPRDSEPVLMLHGEPSWSYLYRKMIPIITGAGYRSVAPDLLGFGRSDKPASQDDYTYQLHVDAIASFVAQLDLRRITLVCQDWGGLIGLRVVAEHEDRFARIVAANTFLPTGDLPPGEAFLRWQKFSQTAPSFEIGRIINNGTTTDLPADVVAAYDAPFPDDSFKAGARRFPALVPTRPDDPASEPNREAWKVLDRWDKPFLTAFGDSDPITRNADKAFQARVPGAKGQLHTTIAGGGHFIQEDHGEELAYVVVDFMRRT, encoded by the coding sequence ATGAACGTACTGCGCACCCCCGACGAGCGGTTTCAGAGCCTGCCCGGCTACGCCTTCGAACCGCATTACGCAGACGTCGACGGGATACGCATGCATTACATCGACGACGGTCCGCGCGATTCAGAGCCGGTGCTCATGCTGCATGGAGAGCCATCGTGGTCGTATTTGTATCGCAAGATGATCCCGATCATCACAGGGGCTGGCTATCGATCTGTCGCGCCGGATCTGCTCGGCTTCGGCCGGAGCGACAAGCCCGCCAGCCAGGACGACTACACGTATCAACTGCACGTCGACGCGATCGCGTCGTTCGTTGCGCAGCTCGACCTGCGCCGTATCACGCTCGTCTGCCAGGACTGGGGCGGGCTGATTGGGCTGCGTGTCGTCGCCGAGCACGAGGATCGTTTCGCACGCATCGTAGCGGCCAACACGTTTCTGCCCACGGGTGACCTGCCGCCGGGCGAGGCGTTCCTTCGCTGGCAGAAGTTCTCGCAAACGGCGCCGTCGTTCGAGATCGGCCGTATCATCAACAACGGCACGACGACGGACCTGCCCGCCGACGTCGTGGCGGCGTACGACGCCCCGTTCCCGGACGACAGCTTCAAAGCAGGCGCGCGCAGATTCCCGGCGCTCGTGCCCACGCGTCCCGATGACCCTGCATCCGAGCCCAATCGCGAAGCGTGGAAGGTGCTCGATCGATGGGACAAGCCGTTCCTGACGGCGTTCGGCGACAGCGACCCGATCACGCGCAACGCCGACAAGGCCTTCCAGGCGCGCGTGCCCGGCGCGAAAGGACAGCTTCACACAACCATCGCTGGTGGTGGACACTTCATCCAGGAAGACCACGGCGAGGAACTTGCGTACGTGGTCGTGGATTTCATGAGGCGCACGTAA
- a CDS encoding DUF1330 domain-containing protein: MSSITPNAEQFRELAASAEEGPVVMLNLLKFKAGDGAQEYDAYGSAASKMVAEGGGRVLYIGRCDQVLIGDDSQAWDAIALVEYPSRGAFIEMVSRKDYQQAHTHREAGLERTVLLATTPQSRSSSKG, from the coding sequence ATGAGCAGCATCACGCCGAACGCCGAACAGTTTCGGGAGCTTGCGGCGAGCGCCGAAGAAGGCCCGGTCGTGATGCTCAACCTGCTCAAGTTCAAGGCCGGTGACGGTGCACAAGAATACGACGCGTACGGCAGTGCGGCTTCAAAGATGGTCGCCGAAGGCGGCGGTCGCGTGCTGTACATCGGACGGTGCGACCAGGTGTTGATCGGCGACGACTCTCAGGCCTGGGACGCGATCGCGCTGGTCGAGTACCCATCACGTGGCGCATTCATCGAGATGGTGAGCCGCAAGGACTATCAGCAGGCGCATACGCACCGCGAGGCGGGACTCGAGCGCACCGTGCTGCTCGCGACGACGCCGCAATCACGTTCCTCATCGAAAGGCTGA
- a CDS encoding acyl-CoA dehydrogenase family protein: MTTEVAAAPAFSLELNDEQTQMQQWLHEFAENVIRPAAHEWDEREETPWPIIQEAAKVGIYGPQFLGHMTADPTGLMLPISIEEIFWGDAGIGMAIMGTSLAVAALAGNGTPEQIGEWIPQCFGTVDEPKLGAFCVSEPDAGSDVSSLKTRAVYDEAKDEWVLNGQKTWISNGGIAAVHVVVASVDPTLGTRGQASFVVGPDTPGLRQGVKFKKHGIKASHTAEVYLDDVRVPGKNLLGGKERLDERLARAREGKRTGTQAALATFEATRPSVGAMALGTARAAYEYALEYAKQRRQFGRPIIENQAISFALADMKTEIDASRLLVWRAAWMARNRKQFTAAEGSMSKLKAGETAVRVTEQAIQILGGMGYVREAPVERWARDAKIYTIFEGTSEVQRLVIARAISGMYLG, translated from the coding sequence ATGACCACCGAAGTAGCCGCGGCTCCGGCGTTCTCGCTGGAGCTGAACGACGAACAAACCCAGATGCAGCAGTGGCTGCACGAGTTCGCCGAGAACGTGATCCGCCCGGCCGCCCACGAATGGGACGAGCGCGAGGAGACGCCCTGGCCGATCATCCAGGAAGCGGCGAAGGTCGGGATCTACGGCCCGCAGTTCCTGGGACACATGACCGCCGACCCGACGGGCCTCATGCTCCCGATCTCGATCGAGGAGATCTTCTGGGGTGACGCCGGTATCGGCATGGCGATCATGGGCACGTCGTTGGCGGTCGCCGCCCTCGCGGGCAATGGTACGCCGGAGCAGATCGGAGAATGGATCCCGCAGTGCTTCGGCACCGTCGATGAGCCGAAGCTCGGCGCATTTTGTGTCTCCGAGCCGGACGCCGGTTCTGACGTGTCGTCGCTGAAGACGCGCGCCGTCTATGACGAGGCGAAGGACGAGTGGGTGCTCAACGGACAGAAGACCTGGATCTCGAACGGCGGCATCGCTGCGGTCCATGTGGTCGTCGCGTCCGTCGACCCGACGCTTGGGACGCGCGGACAGGCATCGTTCGTAGTCGGCCCCGATACGCCGGGCTTGCGGCAGGGCGTGAAGTTCAAGAAGCACGGCATCAAGGCATCGCACACCGCCGAGGTGTACCTGGATGACGTGCGCGTGCCCGGCAAGAACCTGCTCGGCGGCAAGGAGCGCCTCGACGAGCGGCTCGCCCGCGCCCGCGAAGGCAAGCGCACCGGTACCCAGGCCGCGCTCGCGACGTTCGAGGCAACGCGACCTTCGGTGGGCGCCATGGCGCTTGGCACGGCGCGCGCTGCGTACGAATACGCTCTGGAGTACGCGAAGCAGCGACGCCAGTTCGGACGTCCGATTATCGAGAACCAGGCGATCTCGTTCGCGCTCGCCGACATGAAAACAGAGATCGATGCGTCACGATTGCTGGTCTGGCGCGCCGCGTGGATGGCGCGCAACCGCAAGCAGTTCACCGCCGCCGAAGGCTCGATGTCCAAGCTCAAGGCAGGCGAGACCGCCGTCCGGGTCACCGAGCAGGCGATCCAGATCCTCGGCGGTATGGGATACGTCCGCGAAGCCCCGGTCGAGCGCTGGGCGCGCGATGCGAAGATCTACACCATCTTCGAAGGTACATCCGAGGTGCAACGGCTTGTCATCGCCCGGGCGATCTCGGGCATGTACCTGGGCTAG
- a CDS encoding MBL fold metallo-hydrolase, translating to MPDMEITLLGTGSPLPSGNRCGAGQLVVSEGRAVLIDCGWGAARRLVATGVPLGMIDNVFFTHMHSDHITDFPDFMMMRWTLGGSTKPLHVYGPEGTREAIEGFRAGLNPDVRYRFAHHGEKLSRDGIEVIVHEIPATSAVSHVATVDAIEVGSFEVDHRPVVPAFGFKVEARGKKVVFSGDTVRVQSLVDAAKGADMLVSEAVHLGMMADRIKMLRGSDNERMAQMLEEACAYHAPTHDVAEMARDAGVPKLVLTHLIPPIPNEGPLVEQFVVGMRDIFKGELIVAQDRQKVSLG from the coding sequence ATGCCGGACATGGAGATCACGCTGCTAGGGACGGGAAGTCCGCTGCCGTCAGGCAACCGTTGCGGAGCGGGACAGCTCGTCGTGTCCGAGGGACGCGCCGTCCTCATCGACTGCGGCTGGGGCGCCGCCCGACGGCTCGTTGCGACAGGCGTGCCGCTCGGGATGATCGATAACGTCTTCTTCACGCATATGCATTCGGACCACATCACGGACTTCCCGGACTTCATGATGATGCGCTGGACGCTCGGCGGGTCGACGAAGCCGCTGCACGTCTACGGTCCTGAAGGGACGCGGGAGGCGATCGAGGGTTTTCGCGCCGGCCTCAACCCTGACGTCCGCTATCGATTCGCACATCACGGCGAGAAGCTCTCGCGCGACGGCATCGAAGTCATCGTGCACGAGATACCGGCGACGTCTGCGGTATCGCATGTCGCGACGGTCGATGCCATCGAGGTCGGTTCGTTCGAGGTTGACCATCGTCCGGTGGTGCCCGCGTTCGGATTCAAGGTGGAGGCGCGGGGCAAGAAAGTCGTGTTCTCCGGCGATACGGTGCGCGTGCAGTCACTTGTCGACGCGGCGAAAGGCGCCGACATGCTGGTCAGTGAGGCCGTGCATCTTGGCATGATGGCTGATCGCATCAAGATGCTGAGAGGCTCCGACAACGAGCGCATGGCGCAGATGCTGGAGGAAGCGTGCGCCTACCATGCACCGACGCACGACGTCGCAGAGATGGCGCGCGACGCCGGCGTGCCGAAGCTTGTGCTGACGCACCTGATCCCGCCGATCCCGAACGAAGGACCGCTCGTCGAGCAATTCGTCGTGGGCATGCGGGACATCTTTAAGGGTGAGTTGATCGTCGCCCAGGACCGGCAGAAGGTATCCCTGGGTTAG